A region from the Corylus avellana chromosome ca7, CavTom2PMs-1.0 genome encodes:
- the LOC132186722 gene encoding uncharacterized protein LOC132186722 isoform X2, whose product MQTEARVGVVVEGGGQRAINSGHVDGGARKLAQQSQIGTVSQLLAGGVAGALSKTCTAPLARLTILFQVQGMHSDVATLRKASIWREASRIVSEEGVRAFWKGNLVTIAHRLPYSSVNFYAYEHYQEMLRVIPGLENHRENMGAGLCVHFVAGGLAGITAASITYPLDLVRTRLAAQTNLIYYRGIWHALQTICKEEGILGLYKGLGATLLGVGPSIAISFSAYETLRSFWKSHRPEDSTAIASLACGSLSGIASSTATFPLDLVRRRKQLEGAGGRAHVYTTGLFGTFRHIIRTEGLHGLYRGILPEYYKVVPGVGICFMTYETLKKLLADITDGS is encoded by the exons ATGCAAACAGAGGCGAGAGTAGGAGTGGTGGTGGAAGGAGGAGGGCAGAGAGCTATAAACTCGGGCCACGTCGATGGCGGTGCGAGGAAGCTCGCGCAGCAATCGCAGATCGGAACGGTGTCGCAGCTTCTTGCCGGAGGCGTCGCCGGAGCTCTCAGTAAGACCTGTACGGCGCCGCTTGCTCGGCTTACGATACTTTTCCAG gtGCAAGGTATGCACTCTGATGTTGCAACATTGAGAAAGGCTAGCATATGGCGTGAGGCTTCGCGGATTGTTAGTGAAGAAGGAGTTCGAGCTTTTTGGAAAGGGAATCTGGTTACAATTGCTCACCGTCTACCTTATTCTTCTGTCAATTTCTATGCATATGAGCACTATCAAGAG ATGCTAAGGGTGATTCCGGGACTGGAAAACCACAGAGAAAATATGGGTGCAGGCCTTTGTGTGCATTTTGTTGCTGGTGGTTTGGCTGGAATAACGGCTGCTTCAATTACTTATCCATTGGATCTTGTAAGGACACGCCTTGCAGCTCAG ACAAATTTAATATACTACAGAGGTATTTGGCATGCTTTACAAACCATCTGCAAAGAGGAGGGCATTTTGGGTCTCTATAAGGGGCTGGGAGCAACACTCTTG GGTGTCGGACCAAGTATAGCTATCAGTTTTTCAGCGTATGAAACCTTGAGATCTTTCTGGAAGTCGCATAG GCCCGAGGATTCTACTGCTATTGCCAGTCTGGCTTGCGGAAGTCTTTCAGGAATCGCGTCATCAACAG CAACATTTCCGCTGGATCTTGTGAGGCGCCGTAAGCAATTGGAAGGGGCAGGTGGCCGAGCTCATGTCTATACAACAGGCCTTTTTGGTACATTTAGGCACATAATCCGGACAGAAGGCTTACATGGGTTGTACCGAGGGATTCTGCCTGAATACTACAAGGTGGTGCCTGGTGTAG GTATTTGTTTTATGACTTATGAGACGCTGAAGAAGCTTTTGGCTGATATTACGGACGGTTCATAG
- the LOC132186722 gene encoding uncharacterized protein LOC132186722 isoform X1, which translates to MQTEARVGVVVEGGGQRAINSGHVDGGARKLAQQSQIGTVSQLLAGGVAGALSKTCTAPLARLTILFQVQGMHSDVATLRKASIWREASRIVSEEGVRAFWKGNLVTIAHRLPYSSVNFYAYEHYQETVLQMLRVIPGLENHRENMGAGLCVHFVAGGLAGITAASITYPLDLVRTRLAAQTNLIYYRGIWHALQTICKEEGILGLYKGLGATLLGVGPSIAISFSAYETLRSFWKSHRPEDSTAIASLACGSLSGIASSTATFPLDLVRRRKQLEGAGGRAHVYTTGLFGTFRHIIRTEGLHGLYRGILPEYYKVVPGVGICFMTYETLKKLLADITDGS; encoded by the exons ATGCAAACAGAGGCGAGAGTAGGAGTGGTGGTGGAAGGAGGAGGGCAGAGAGCTATAAACTCGGGCCACGTCGATGGCGGTGCGAGGAAGCTCGCGCAGCAATCGCAGATCGGAACGGTGTCGCAGCTTCTTGCCGGAGGCGTCGCCGGAGCTCTCAGTAAGACCTGTACGGCGCCGCTTGCTCGGCTTACGATACTTTTCCAG gtGCAAGGTATGCACTCTGATGTTGCAACATTGAGAAAGGCTAGCATATGGCGTGAGGCTTCGCGGATTGTTAGTGAAGAAGGAGTTCGAGCTTTTTGGAAAGGGAATCTGGTTACAATTGCTCACCGTCTACCTTATTCTTCTGTCAATTTCTATGCATATGAGCACTATCAAGAG ACTGTGTTGCAGATGCTAAGGGTGATTCCGGGACTGGAAAACCACAGAGAAAATATGGGTGCAGGCCTTTGTGTGCATTTTGTTGCTGGTGGTTTGGCTGGAATAACGGCTGCTTCAATTACTTATCCATTGGATCTTGTAAGGACACGCCTTGCAGCTCAG ACAAATTTAATATACTACAGAGGTATTTGGCATGCTTTACAAACCATCTGCAAAGAGGAGGGCATTTTGGGTCTCTATAAGGGGCTGGGAGCAACACTCTTG GGTGTCGGACCAAGTATAGCTATCAGTTTTTCAGCGTATGAAACCTTGAGATCTTTCTGGAAGTCGCATAG GCCCGAGGATTCTACTGCTATTGCCAGTCTGGCTTGCGGAAGTCTTTCAGGAATCGCGTCATCAACAG CAACATTTCCGCTGGATCTTGTGAGGCGCCGTAAGCAATTGGAAGGGGCAGGTGGCCGAGCTCATGTCTATACAACAGGCCTTTTTGGTACATTTAGGCACATAATCCGGACAGAAGGCTTACATGGGTTGTACCGAGGGATTCTGCCTGAATACTACAAGGTGGTGCCTGGTGTAG GTATTTGTTTTATGACTTATGAGACGCTGAAGAAGCTTTTGGCTGATATTACGGACGGTTCATAG
- the LOC132186722 gene encoding uncharacterized protein LOC132186722 isoform X3 → MQTEARVGVVVEGGGQRAINSGHVDGGARKLAQQSQIGTVSQLLAGGVAGALSKTCTAPLARLTILFQVQGMHSDVATLRKASIWREASRIVSEEGVRAFWKGNLVTIAHRLPYSSVNFYAYEHYQETVLQMLRVIPGLENHRENMGAGLCVHFVAGGLAGITAASITYPLDLVRTRLAAQTNLIYYRGIWHALQTICKEEGILGLYKGLGATLLGVGPSIAISFSAYETLRSFWKSHRPEDSTAIASLACGSLSGIASSTATFPLDLVRRRKQLEGAGGRAHVYTTGLFGTFRHIIRTEGLHGLYRGILPEYYKVVPGVGICFMTYETLKKLLAA, encoded by the exons ATGCAAACAGAGGCGAGAGTAGGAGTGGTGGTGGAAGGAGGAGGGCAGAGAGCTATAAACTCGGGCCACGTCGATGGCGGTGCGAGGAAGCTCGCGCAGCAATCGCAGATCGGAACGGTGTCGCAGCTTCTTGCCGGAGGCGTCGCCGGAGCTCTCAGTAAGACCTGTACGGCGCCGCTTGCTCGGCTTACGATACTTTTCCAG gtGCAAGGTATGCACTCTGATGTTGCAACATTGAGAAAGGCTAGCATATGGCGTGAGGCTTCGCGGATTGTTAGTGAAGAAGGAGTTCGAGCTTTTTGGAAAGGGAATCTGGTTACAATTGCTCACCGTCTACCTTATTCTTCTGTCAATTTCTATGCATATGAGCACTATCAAGAG ACTGTGTTGCAGATGCTAAGGGTGATTCCGGGACTGGAAAACCACAGAGAAAATATGGGTGCAGGCCTTTGTGTGCATTTTGTTGCTGGTGGTTTGGCTGGAATAACGGCTGCTTCAATTACTTATCCATTGGATCTTGTAAGGACACGCCTTGCAGCTCAG ACAAATTTAATATACTACAGAGGTATTTGGCATGCTTTACAAACCATCTGCAAAGAGGAGGGCATTTTGGGTCTCTATAAGGGGCTGGGAGCAACACTCTTG GGTGTCGGACCAAGTATAGCTATCAGTTTTTCAGCGTATGAAACCTTGAGATCTTTCTGGAAGTCGCATAG GCCCGAGGATTCTACTGCTATTGCCAGTCTGGCTTGCGGAAGTCTTTCAGGAATCGCGTCATCAACAG CAACATTTCCGCTGGATCTTGTGAGGCGCCGTAAGCAATTGGAAGGGGCAGGTGGCCGAGCTCATGTCTATACAACAGGCCTTTTTGGTACATTTAGGCACATAATCCGGACAGAAGGCTTACATGGGTTGTACCGAGGGATTCTGCCTGAATACTACAAGGTGGTGCCTGGTGTAGGTATTTGTTTTATGACTTATGAGACACTGAAGAAGCTTTTGGCTGCCTGA